The nucleotide sequence CCCCGTACTGGGCGATGGCCACCGACAGCGGCTTGGCGTTGCTCCCGGTGAGGATCAGGCAGTAAAGGAACTCGTTGTAGGCGAACAGGAAGGTGAAGAGGGCGGCCGTGACGAGGCCGGGGCGCACCACGGGCAGGACGACACGCACGAAGGCCCCGAAGGAGCTGCAGCCGTCGAGCATGGCGGCCTCGCTGAGCTCCCGGGGGACGTCGAGGAAGAAGCCGCGCATCAGCCAGATGGCGAACGGCTGGTTGAAGGCGACGATGATCAGGACGATCAGGAGGTGGGTGTCGTAGAGCTCGGTGGCCCGGGCGAGCAGGAAGAACGGGACGAGGAGCAGGATGCGGGGGAACATGCGGACGGCCAGCAGGGTGAACAGCAGGATCTGGATGGAACGGCTGCGATAGCGGGCCAGGTAGTAGGCGGCCATGCACCCGAGCGGGATCGACAGCAGCACCGCGCCGGTCGTGATGATCAGGGTGTTGAGGAGATAGCGGGGGAACAGGGTCTCCGCCCAGATGTAGTAGTGGTGCTCGAGGGTCGGGGTGAAGAGCCACTTGGGGGGCATGGTGAACGCGTCGCGGGTCTGCTTCAGGGAGGTGGTCAGGGCGAAGTAGATGGGGAAGAGCGAGAAGGCGACCACCCCCAGCAGGGCGAGGTAGAGGAGGGCCCGGGCGAGGAGCGCGCGCGGCGCCAGGGCCTGACGCCGGCTCACCATTCCCCCCGCTCCTTGTGGTAGAGGAGGTAGATCCAGACGCCGATGATCAGCGAGAGAATCAGCAGGGTGATGACCCCGAGGGCGGAGGCGAGGCCCATCCGGAGCATCCGGAAGGCCAGGACGTAGTTGTAGAACGTGATGGTCTGGGTCGTCGTCCCCGGACCCCCGCCCGTCATCACGAAGACCTGGTCGAAGATGCGGAAGGCGTCCATCGAGCGGATGATGAGCACGAAGAGAATCAGCGGACGGAGGATCGGCAGGATCACGTGGCGTAGCGCCTGGCCGCGGGAGGCTCCGTCGACCATGGCGGCCTCCACCGGCTCGAGCGGAATGCTCTGCAGCCCGGCGTAGATCACCAAGGTGACGAAGGGGGTGTTCTGCCAGACGTCGGCGAGGATGATCGACCACAGCGCCCACCGGGGGTCGCCCGTCCATCCGGGGCCCGGGATCCCGGCCAGCGACAGGAAGTAGTTCACCAGCCCCCAGTTGCTCTCGAACATCCAGCGCATCAGGAGTCCCCCGACCGCGGGGGTGATGGTCATGGGCAGCAGCACGACGAGGTTCACGAGCTTCCGGCACGGGATGCGGGAGTCCAGCAGGAGGGCGACCGCGACGCCCAGGACGAACTCGATGAACACCGCGGCGCCGGTGAACCTCACCGTGACCCACAGCGCGTCCCAGAAGGCGCTGTCCTCGAGGATCCGGGCGAAGTTGTCCAGCCCCACGAACGTCTGGCGAGGGACGGGCAGGTAGTAATTGTAGAAGCTGAGTCCGACGCTGTAGAGGAGCGGGTAGAAGAGGATCACCGTCAGGACGGCCATGCTCGGCATGAGGAAGACGAGCATGTCCCGCCGCTGCTGCCGGCTCACGGGGCTGTCCTCGGGGGACGGGACCCGCGGGTCAGGGGAGTGGGGACGCGGCCCTGACCCGCGGGTGATGGGCTACTTCTTGTAGTACCCCTTCTCGGCCATGAGGTCGTGCATCACCTTCTGGGCCCGCTTGAGCGCCTCCTGGACGGACAGCTCGCCGGACAATCCCTTCTGGAGGTTCTGGGTGACCGGGAGCATCGCCTCGGAGAACTCGGGGTTGGCCGGGATCAATCGGGCGCCGGCCTGGATGGTATCGGCGGCCGGCCTGATGAAGCGGAACTTCTGGGTGACCTCCGGATCGCTGGTCACCGAGACCCGGGTGGGGGTGAACAGGCCGGCGCCCTCCTTCATGTTCGGCTTGTTCAGCGTCTTGGCGATCGTCTGGAACACGAGGTCCGGGTCGTTCTTGGTGTAGGCGCTGATCGCGTAACAGCTGACCGCCAGGCGTGGATGGGACCGGCCGCCCTTGGTGGCGGCCGGCGGCACCGCGAAGGCGACCTTGTCCACCACCTGGGAGACCTGGGCCCGATCCATGGAGAGGGCCCGCGACTGCCATTGCAAGCCCATGGCCGTCAGCCCCTGTTGCATGGCCACCGTGGCCTCGTCGTTGTGGAAGGCCAGCACGTTCGGGGGCGCGTATTTCATGAGCTCCTTCATGGTGGAGAGCGCCTTGAAGCCGGCTTCGCTGTCGATGGTGACCTTCCAATCCTTGTCGTACCAGTCCCCGCCGAACGTCCGGAGAAAATAGGTGAAGTCGTTCTGGAGACCGTCCCCGGCCTTGAGCGTCAGCAGGGTCCCGTACTGCTTCTTGTCCGGCCGGGTCAGGGTCTTGGCGGCGGCGATCCACTCGTCCATGGTCTCGGGCGGCTTCAAGCCCGCCGCCTCGAAGAGATCCCTGCGGTAGAAGAAGAACATGACGATGGAGAGGTTGGGGATCCCGTAGACCTTTCCCTTGTACGAGCACGCCTCCCGGACCAGCGTCTGGTTGACGTCGTCCCACTCGATGGCCTGCCGGTACTTGGCGATCAACGGGTCCAGGGGGAGGAGCCAGCCGCGCTCGGCGAAGGTGGGCAGGAAAGCGTCGGGCGCCATGATGTCGTAGGTCGGAGCCTTTTGCGACAGGTGGATCTGCATCTTCTCGAGGGCCTGGTCGAAGGGGATCAGCTCCGCCTCGAGCTTGATCCCGGGATAGTCGCCCATCTTCTTCGCCCAGAACTCCATGGCCGGGAAGCGGTGGCTGATGTAGCGGAGCGTCGGCTCGGCCGCCCAGGCGGAGAACCCCGCGCCGAGCCAGCCCACCAGCGTGCCGGTCACGATGGCCACCAGTGCCGCGCAGACCCGTCTGTTCGCGCCCCAGCCTTGCCGAGCCATGATGGCCCTCCTTTATCGCGCGCTTGACGTGGGGAAGCCGGTCGGGCGCGGCTATCATGAAGAGCCGGCGGAGGCGTGTCAAGCCGGCCGCGCCTTCCCTGGATCAGCCGGCTGAAAGCGCCGTGCTGTGGTGACCTGAGTGACCGCCGATTCGACGTTCTTCAGCGAGCTGGCCTCAACGCCGTCCTGGTCCGCTACGCGCCGGACTGGATCGGCGCGGCCCGGCTATCGGCCGCGCGGCGGGCCGAGCCGGCCGCGGGACCGCCCGACGAGGCCCGGCCGGGCCACGTCGTGAGCTGTGGATTCGGACGGGTGGGCAGCGCGGTGGGCGAGGCCCTGGAGACCTTCGACATCCGGTACGAAGTGATCGAGCGTGATCCCGACATCGCCGGCGATCTCCGGACGCGGGGCGTGCCCTGCCTGTTCGGAGACGCGGCCCACGGGGAGCTGTTGCGGCTGGCCGGCGCCGATCGGGCCGCGCTGGTGGTCGTCGCGCTGCCCGAGATCGAGCGGGCCCGGCTGGCGGTCCGCGCCCTCCGGGTGCTCAACCCGCAGCTGCCGATCCTGGCTCGAGCCCACGGGCGCGCCGAGGCCGAGGGCCTCCGGAAGGACGGCGCGACCGAGGTGATCCAGCCCGAGCTCGAGGCGTCGGTCACGCTCATCGGGCACACGCTCCGGACGCTGGCGGTCCCGAACGAGCGGGTCGCCGAGTACCTCGCGCGCTTCCGCGACGCGATGGGGATCGCCCGCCTCGAGTTCGATGGCGCCGGCGGCCTGCCCGGCGTACGGGAGGTCACGCTGCGCGCCGGCGGCCTGACCGATCTGACGCTGCGCGAGGCGCAGGTGCGGGAGCGCTTCGGGGTCACCGTGGTGGCGATCCACCGGCCGGACGGAGTCATCCTGAACCCGCCGCCCGACACCATTCTGCACGCCGGCGACCGGGTTCGGGTCTTCTTCGGCCTTCCGGATCAGATCGCCGCCTTCAGGGCGGACGCCGAGCCGCGGCCCTAGGTCTTTTCGGGGGGGTCCGGGCGGCCCTGCGCGACCTGCGCTACCAGGGAATCGCGTATGCGCGGCCGGTCGGGTGGGACGCCAAGGGCGACAACACCGCCGCGGTGATCTTCGTGAACGTCGTCGAAGGCGGTCGCTTCAAGGAGGTCGGCGAGATCACTCGGGACGACGTTCCCAAGTAACCCGCCGGGCGAGACTGGTCAGTCGCTCGCGCTCCGGGTGAGCCAGAAGCGCGCCAGGTCGATGGGCTTCGGCCACCACACGTTCCGCTTCCCGAGCATGAGCTGGATCAGCCGCTCCACGATCCGCAGCCGGGAGGGGCGGCCGATGATCTGCGGGTGACCGAGCCAGTTGTAGAAGCCGCCTTCGCCGTACATCCCCTCGAATTCCTCGGACCAGATCTCCCAGACGTCCCGCTGGCTCCAGATCCCGTGGCCCACCGGGGGCACCGAGCTGAACATGAAGAAGGGCGCGTCGTTGTTGCACCAGGCGGTCGGGAACTCGACCAGCGGGCCGTGGGGCGTCGAGTGGCAGTACGGAAGGTCGGCGTCGAGCGCGTTCGAGTGGTAGACGAAGCCGTGCTGCTTCAGGAGGTTCATGGTGTGCGGGCTCGGGTCGGCCGACGGCGCCCGGGCGCCGAGCGGCCTGACGCCGAGGACCTTCCGGAAGACGTCGAGGCTCTTCAGGAGGAGCTGTTCCTCCTCCTCGGGCCCCTCGAGGAAGAACGGCTTCTCGTGGAGGTAGCCGTGGTGGCCGACCTCGTGGCCCCGGCGGACGATCTCCTCACACAGCGCCGGGTAGCGCTCGACGATCCAGCCCGGGATGAAGAAGCAGGTGGTGAGGCCATAACGGTCCAGGAGGTCCAGGATGCGGGGAGCCCCGGTCTTGGGACCATAGGCACCCATCGACATGTGGAGCGGCCGCTCGGCCAGCGCGGGGTCGCGGTGGATCCAGGGGCTCTCGCCGTCCAGATCGAACGTCATCATGACGGCACACCGGGCTCCGGTCGGCCAGCTCACCGTTTCCGCCATCGACGTCGGCTCCCTCCGAGGGTTTGCCGGCATGATAGGCGAAGCCATCAGGGGAAGGCAAGGACGGGCGGCGGCCGCCCCCTTCCGGGCAGACCCGTTTGACACGGATCGGCCGGCTGGCTAGGATGAGGCCACTCGCCCGACCGGGTTCCCATGTCCTCGAAGCCGAAGGAGGAGATCATGGGTCGTCTCGCCCCCCTTGCCGCCGTCATCACGCTGCTGCTCGGATACGCGGCTCCCGGCGACCTGCCGGCTCAGACCAAGGACGACACCCTGGTGTACGCGCTCGTCTCGGACGTCGGCAACTGGGATCCGCCCAACTCGGTCCTCCGGGAGTCGATCATCCTCGGCTACCACGTCTTCGACCACCTGGCCGCCCGGGACCTCAAGACCGGGAAGGTCGGGCCGAGCCTGGCCGTCTCCTGGAAGGCCCTCGACGACGCGACCTGGGAGGTCAAGCTCCGCCCGGGGGTGCGCTTCCACGACGGGAACCCCTTCACGGCCCGCGACGTCAAGGCCACCTTCGAGCGGGTCCAGGACCCGGAGCGGAAGATGCCGCTCCGGGGCAACCACCTGAAGATCAAGCGCGTGGAGGTCGTCGACGATCACACCGTGAAGTTCCACACCGACGGCCCGTATCCGCTCTTCGTCGAGCGCCTCACCTCCTTGACCATGCAGTCCGAGAAGGTGATCCGGGAAAAGGGCCACGACTGGATGCAGGAGAACCCGGTCGGGACCGGGCCCTACAAGCTCGTCCGGTGGGACAGGAAGCGGGAGCATCTCCTCGTCCGGAACGACGACTACTGGGGGCCGAAGCCCTATTTCAAGTACGTCCGCGTGCGCATCATCCCGGAGCAGGCGACCCAGATCGCGGAGCTGATCTCGGGGGGGGTCGACATCATCAAGTCGGTGCCGCCCGACCAGATGGACACGATCAACAAATCGGGCTCGGCCCGCGTCTCGACCTCGCCGATCCTGCGCACGGCGTTCCTCCAGTTCGACCAGGCCGCCCGCGGGGGGCCCAACCCTTTCACCGACCGGCGGGTCCGGCAGGCCGCCAACCTGGCCGCGGACATGGACGCCATCATCAAGCACGTCCTCAACGGCCTCGGCGACCGGGTGGCCACCGTCGTGAACCCGATGGCCTTCGGCTTCGATTCCGGCCTCAAGCCCTACCGGCCGGACCACGAGCGGGCCAAGAAGCTCCTGGCCGAGGCGGGACACCCGAACGGCTTCGACGTCCGCTTCCAGACCGGCCTGGAGGGGACCGAGCCGGGGGCGCTGCAGACCAACGAGGCGATCGTGGCCGACCTGGCCAAGGTCGGCATCCGGGCCCAGCAGCAGTACATCGGCGACACGGTCGTCTACTCCACCCGGGTCCGCGAGGGCAAGGCCGGGCCCATGTTGAACCTGAACTGGGGCTACTACTCGGTCTTCGACGCCGACGCGATTCTCTACGACATCTTCAAGTGCGGCGAGCCGTTCAGCTACTACTGCAACAAGGAGCTGGACGACCTGATCATCGCCGGCCGCTCGACGCTCGACCCGAAGAGGCGGACCGAGGTCTATCAGAAGGCCCAGCGCCTCGTCTTCGACGACGCGGCCGCCCTCTTCAAGTGGTCGCTCCGGGGCGTCTGGGGCGTCGGCAACCGGGTGGAGTACGAGGCGCCCCGCGACGAGATCGACCGCATGTTCATCGTCACCCCGCGCAAGAAGTAGGCCCGACGGGCGCCGGGGTCCGCTCCGGCGCCCGGGCCCCGCCCGCCGTGAAGCGCTATCTGGCCCGCCAGCTCGTGCAGCTGGTGGTCGTGGTCATCGGGATCTCCATCCTGTCCTTCGCCATCCT is from Candidatus Methylomirabilota bacterium and encodes:
- a CDS encoding carbohydrate ABC transporter permease — protein: MVSRRQALAPRALLARALLYLALLGVVAFSLFPIYFALTTSLKQTRDAFTMPPKWLFTPTLEHHYYIWAETLFPRYLLNTLIITTGAVLLSIPLGCMAAYYLARYRSRSIQILLFTLLAVRMFPRILLLVPFFLLARATELYDTHLLIVLIIVAFNQPFAIWLMRGFFLDVPRELSEAAMLDGCSSFGAFVRVVLPVVRPGLVTAALFTFLFAYNEFLYCLILTGSNAKPLSVAIAQYGAEKIEYWSWSAAGAVGILAPIVIFISLMQRHLIKGLTFG
- a CDS encoding sugar ABC transporter permease, with protein sequence MSRQQRRDMLVFLMPSMAVLTVILFYPLLYSVGLSFYNYYLPVPRQTFVGLDNFARILEDSAFWDALWVTVRFTGAAVFIEFVLGVAVALLLDSRIPCRKLVNLVVLLPMTITPAVGGLLMRWMFESNWGLVNYFLSLAGIPGPGWTGDPRWALWSIILADVWQNTPFVTLVIYAGLQSIPLEPVEAAMVDGASRGQALRHVILPILRPLILFVLIIRSMDAFRIFDQVFVMTGGGPGTTTQTITFYNYVLAFRMLRMGLASALGVITLLILSLIIGVWIYLLYHKERGEW
- a CDS encoding extracellular solute-binding protein — encoded protein: MARQGWGANRRVCAALVAIVTGTLVGWLGAGFSAWAAEPTLRYISHRFPAMEFWAKKMGDYPGIKLEAELIPFDQALEKMQIHLSQKAPTYDIMAPDAFLPTFAERGWLLPLDPLIAKYRQAIEWDDVNQTLVREACSYKGKVYGIPNLSIVMFFFYRRDLFEAAGLKPPETMDEWIAAAKTLTRPDKKQYGTLLTLKAGDGLQNDFTYFLRTFGGDWYDKDWKVTIDSEAGFKALSTMKELMKYAPPNVLAFHNDEATVAMQQGLTAMGLQWQSRALSMDRAQVSQVVDKVAFAVPPAATKGGRSHPRLAVSCYAISAYTKNDPDLVFQTIAKTLNKPNMKEGAGLFTPTRVSVTSDPEVTQKFRFIRPAADTIQAGARLIPANPEFSEAMLPVTQNLQKGLSGELSVQEALKRAQKVMHDLMAEKGYYKK
- a CDS encoding NAD-binding protein translates to MSSRPRLPWISRLKAPCCGDLSDRRFDVLQRAGLNAVLVRYAPDWIGAARLSAARRAEPAAGPPDEARPGHVVSCGFGRVGSAVGEALETFDIRYEVIERDPDIAGDLRTRGVPCLFGDAAHGELLRLAGADRAALVVVALPEIERARLAVRALRVLNPQLPILARAHGRAEAEGLRKDGATEVIQPELEASVTLIGHTLRTLAVPNERVAEYLARFRDAMGIARLEFDGAGGLPGVREVTLRAGGLTDLTLREAQVRERFGVTVVAIHRPDGVILNPPPDTILHAGDRVRVFFGLPDQIAAFRADAEPRP
- a CDS encoding polysaccharide deacetylase yields the protein MAETVSWPTGARCAVMMTFDLDGESPWIHRDPALAERPLHMSMGAYGPKTGAPRILDLLDRYGLTTCFFIPGWIVERYPALCEEIVRRGHEVGHHGYLHEKPFFLEGPEEEEQLLLKSLDVFRKVLGVRPLGARAPSADPSPHTMNLLKQHGFVYHSNALDADLPYCHSTPHGPLVEFPTAWCNNDAPFFMFSSVPPVGHGIWSQRDVWEIWSEEFEGMYGEGGFYNWLGHPQIIGRPSRLRIVERLIQLMLGKRNVWWPKPIDLARFWLTRSASD
- a CDS encoding ABC transporter substrate-binding protein, whose translation is MGRLAPLAAVITLLLGYAAPGDLPAQTKDDTLVYALVSDVGNWDPPNSVLRESIILGYHVFDHLAARDLKTGKVGPSLAVSWKALDDATWEVKLRPGVRFHDGNPFTARDVKATFERVQDPERKMPLRGNHLKIKRVEVVDDHTVKFHTDGPYPLFVERLTSLTMQSEKVIREKGHDWMQENPVGTGPYKLVRWDRKREHLLVRNDDYWGPKPYFKYVRVRIIPEQATQIAELISGGVDIIKSVPPDQMDTINKSGSARVSTSPILRTAFLQFDQAARGGPNPFTDRRVRQAANLAADMDAIIKHVLNGLGDRVATVVNPMAFGFDSGLKPYRPDHERAKKLLAEAGHPNGFDVRFQTGLEGTEPGALQTNEAIVADLAKVGIRAQQQYIGDTVVYSTRVREGKAGPMLNLNWGYYSVFDADAILYDIFKCGEPFSYYCNKELDDLIIAGRSTLDPKRRTEVYQKAQRLVFDDAAALFKWSLRGVWGVGNRVEYEAPRDEIDRMFIVTPRKK